Proteins encoded within one genomic window of Glycine soja cultivar W05 chromosome 1, ASM419377v2, whole genome shotgun sequence:
- the LOC114417202 gene encoding auxin-responsive protein SAUR36-like, translating to MQFRLGRRVVRVAKWVFGRVRIKTRPGYHHRLGSGSSHLRNPIIKLLTWGQKLKRGAKTLCGKKGSGYLPIGSDPACDRAPAVPKGHLAVYVGEEDGEFRRVLIPVIYFNHPLFSDLLREAEKKFGFEHPGGITIPCRLTEFERVKTRIASGSGQRGRTRRLGWRLHY from the coding sequence ATGCAATTCAGGCTCGGCAGGCGCGTTGTAAGGGTTGCTAAATGGGTCTTCGGTCGGGTCAGGATCAAAACCCGACCCGGGTACCACCACCGTCTCGGTTCTGGTTCGTCCCATTTGAGAAATCCCATAATAAAGCTTCTCACCTGGGGGCAAAAATTAAAGAGAGGAGCGAAGACCCTATGCGGGAAAAAAGGGTCGGGTTATCTTCCAATCGGGTCGGATCCGGCTTGCGACAGGGCTCCGGCGGTGCCAAAGGGGCACTTGGCGGTGTACGTGGGGGAGGAGGACGGCGAGTTCCGGCGAGTGTTGATTCCGGTGATTTACTTCAACCACCCTTTGTTCAGTGATTTGCTGAGGGAAGCAGAAAAAAAGTTCGGGTTTGAACACCCCGGTGGGATCACGATTCCGTGTCGACTCACCGAGTTTGAACGGGTCAAGACCCGGATCGCGTCCGGGTCGGGTCAGCGCGGGAGGACCCGGAGATTGGGGTGGCGGCTACATTATTAA
- the LOC114386238 gene encoding uncharacterized protein LOC114386238, with product MTLKSPKAIWDYLKEEYAGDDRIRSMQIKLLGSDFADSRIVEKILVTVPERYEASIASLENTKDLPKITLAEVLHALQAQEQRRLMRQDRVVEGALPVKHHEVDENKNDFFKKNQPASSENSANNQNKGKNKKKNYPPCQHCRKLGHPPYKCWKQPDAKCNKCNQLGHEAIICKNKFQQQEADAQVVEQEEEDYIFAATCYSMRSSSKCWLIDSGCTNHMTYDKILFKDLKPTNVSKVRIGNGGYIPIKGKGTVAISTCSVTENLQQLTA from the exons ATGACTCTTAAATCACCCAAAGCAATTTGGGATTATCTGAAAGAGGAATACGCTGGAGATGATAGAATACGAAGCATGCAA ATAAAGTTGTTGGGAAGTGATTTTGCTGATTCGAGAATTGTAGAGAAAATTTTGGTAACGGTGCCGGAGAGGTATGAAGCATCTATAGCTTCATTGGAGAACACAAAGGATCTGCCGAAAATCACATTGGCAGAAGTGCTACATGCCCTGCAAGCTCAAGAGCAGCGAAGGTTGATGAGGCAAGATCGTGTTGTCGAAGGTGCTTTGCCTGTCAAACATCATGAAgttgatgaaaacaaaaatgattttttcaagaagaatcaaCCAGCAAGCAGCGAAAATagtgcaaacaaccaaaacaaaggcaagaataaaaagaaaaattatccaccTTGTCAGCATTGCAGAAAATTGGGTCACCCACCATACAAATGTTGGAAACAGCCAGACGCAAAGTGCAACAAGTGCAATCAGCTTGGACACGAAGCtataatttgtaaaaacaaATTTCAGCAGCAAGAAGCTGATGCCCAAGTTGTTGAGCAAGAGGAAGAAGATTATATTTTTGCTGCAACATGTTATTCGATGAGGAGTAGTTCTAAATGTTGGTTGATTGATAGTGGTTGTACGAACCACATGACATATGATAAGATTCTATTCAAGGATTTGAAGCCAACTAATGTCTCAAAGGTTAGAATTGGGAATGGTGGCTATATTccaataaaaggaaaaggaactgtTGCAATTTCAACATGTTCAg TAACAGAAAACCTCCAGCAGCTGACGGCCTAG
- the LOC114417211 gene encoding plasmodesmata-located protein 8-like gives MFITLQLVSTNRIILALKLSYLVFLFSSIPKAKGYTTRAHIFIYAGCSQEKYQPNTPFEANLNSFLSSVSGSSSDTSYNSFAIGNGSSSPPEGSIYGLYQCRADLRPNECSKCVKSCVDQIGLICPLAFGASLQLEGCYIRYEHVDFLGKPDTSLWYKRCSKAVANDAEFFRRRDDVLADLQVANGFGVSTSGFVEGFALCLGDLSMADCSSCLQEAVGKLRSICGSAASADVFLAQCYARYWEAGYYDEAESSKDDDQVGKSVAIIVGILAGLAILVVILSICKRAMG, from the exons atGTTCATAACCCTTCAATTAGTCTCAACTAATAGAATCATTTTAGCTTTGAAACTCTCATATcttgtatttctcttttcttcaattCCAAAAGCCAAAGGCTACACTACTAGAGCTCATATCTTCATCTATGCTGGCTGCTCTCAAGAAAAATaccaaccaaacacaccctttgAAGCCAACCTTAATTCCTTTCTGTCTTCAGTTTCTGGCTCTTCTTCTGACACTTCTTACAATAGCTTTGCCATTGGAAATGGAAGCTCATCACCACCAGAAGGGTCCATATATGGTTTATACCAATGCAGGGCTGATTTGAGGCCAAATGAGTGCTCAAAATGTGTTAAAAGTTGTGTTGACCAAATAGGCTTGATTTGTCCCTTGGCTTTTGGAGCATCTTTGCAACTTGAAGGCTGTTACATAAGATATGAGCATGTTGATTTCCTTGGCAAGCCTGACACAAGTCTTTGGTACAAGAGGTGCAGTAAAGCAGTGGCAAATGATGCCGAGTTCTTCCGGCGAAGAGATGATGTTCTTGCTGATTTGCAAGTAGCTAATGGATTTGGAGTCAGCACTTCAGGTTTTGTTGAAGGGTTTGCACTGTGTTTGGGGGACTTGTCTATGGCTGATTGCTCCTCTTGCCTTCAAGAAGCCGTGGGAAAGCTTAGGAGTATATGTGGATCAGCAGCTTCAGCTGATGTGTTCTTGGCACAGTGTTATGCTCGGTATTGGGAAGCTGGCTACTATGATGAAGCAG AATCTTCCAAAGACGATGATCAAGTGGGGAAATCAGTTGCCATTATTGTGGGAATACTAGCAGGTCTAGCCATTCTTGTTGTTATTCTCTCAATCTGCAAAAGAGCAATGG GTTAA